A single window of Leptospira koniambonensis DNA harbors:
- a CDS encoding STAS domain-containing protein, with protein MELTVEIKGNSRVIHLIGNMDVHNTHRVEQAFMDHIRKATEPNIVLDMSNVEFVSSAGLRVIVGSLRVCKEREIQLKLAALRPAVRKVFEIIDMDSLFKIYDTVDSSLQ; from the coding sequence ATGGAACTGACGGTAGAAATAAAAGGGAACTCTAGAGTGATCCATCTTATAGGGAATATGGACGTTCATAATACCCATAGGGTCGAACAGGCGTTCATGGATCATATCCGAAAAGCTACAGAGCCCAATATCGTCTTAGATATGTCCAACGTGGAGTTCGTTTCTTCCGCAGGTTTAAGAGTCATCGTTGGTTCCCTAAGAGTTTGTAAGGAAAGAGAGATCCAACTCAAACTTGCAGCTTTACGCCCAGCAGTTCGTAAGGTTTTCGAGATCATAGATATGGATTCCCTTTTTAAGATCTATGATACCGTAGATTCTAGCCTCCAATAA
- a CDS encoding SpoIIE family protein phosphatase translates to MFDSFLREAIALTHADLGGIFSTTESSNIRQISGRNERELIEAAHWAFSQSGKDLLLERGKTPPWAKSPSSYPLLVVRLKVDDLDSSLKANRASYAVLVLQGKTTADRFSKTDFELLRTTCKTVGRLLKESHVSGDASLVTLSLLATTQLVLEAAQAKRQSERFDFLLTEVIRVSGLINSSLDLSQLLEAIMLSSKTVFRTEACSVLLLDESKEYLYFHTVLGEKSEAVTKMQVPVGKGVAGLVVRERKPMIINDAQNDDRVYKEVDKASQFTTRNIMAAPLVANDEVIGVIEAINTVDREKFTGEDLELFLSFSGTSALAIQKTGLLQNLENANKDLRKKVSELESLFDLSQAVSLSTNRLGLVRKSIRLIIRELDASVAGIFLYSLSKENFINCAYYDGKSEKIDRVLEEEIIGTQVLSSIKEGLPVLKRDILDQPFPHMLDRRYLKGSYIIVPLFLSSGEPYGALTVADRKDKLSYQDSDFRLLQTMASQFTKGFEAFRLRNEMLEKKAIQQEMEITRKIQQNILPSEKVFHSNFDLGILSVPAKDVSGDFYDYYQYSDGQYSFLIADVSGKSLPAALFMAMSSSIIRTLARNHDLSPEEILKQGNELIFEDSHFGMFVTAFFIHYNPSLFTIEYASAGHNDQVWIKEDGSYELLKGQGPPLGVIPTAKYKGGNFTVKPGDIFVLYTDGAVEEKDAQGNEFGLERMIEEIKSRRHLPAQKIVEELYATIRSFSSGKEPFDDFTVLLLKYNNDFQFFRTFDASTGQIPIFREFIYDAIKVRNLPDFLRDDILLAGDEAATNIVMHGYKDTLLRNPKFDCKIRFTEDSITIVLTDSGKGFDRTNVKDPSIEENLTGKRKGGFGVYLIETLMDVVDYKMEEGRNILTLQKFFR, encoded by the coding sequence ATCTTTGATAGTTTTTTGAGAGAGGCGATCGCACTCACTCATGCTGACTTAGGTGGAATATTTTCTACAACAGAGTCTTCGAATATACGACAAATCTCCGGTCGTAACGAAAGAGAACTCATCGAAGCTGCACATTGGGCATTCTCACAATCCGGAAAAGATCTACTTTTAGAAAGAGGTAAAACTCCTCCTTGGGCCAAATCACCAAGCAGTTATCCGCTTTTAGTGGTTCGATTAAAAGTAGATGATCTGGATTCAAGTCTCAAGGCGAATCGTGCAAGTTACGCCGTTTTAGTTTTACAAGGTAAAACAACCGCGGATCGCTTTTCTAAAACTGATTTTGAACTTCTTCGTACTACATGTAAAACAGTAGGAAGATTATTAAAAGAATCTCATGTATCCGGAGATGCCTCCTTAGTCACTCTTTCTTTACTCGCAACCACTCAATTAGTATTAGAAGCAGCACAGGCAAAAAGACAATCAGAACGTTTCGACTTCTTACTTACAGAAGTAATTCGTGTTTCCGGATTAATTAATTCCTCTTTAGATCTTTCTCAACTTTTAGAAGCGATCATGCTTTCCTCCAAAACTGTATTTAGAACAGAGGCATGTAGTGTTCTCCTTTTAGATGAATCCAAAGAATATCTCTATTTCCACACAGTTCTTGGTGAAAAAAGTGAAGCGGTCACTAAAATGCAAGTTCCTGTTGGAAAAGGTGTGGCTGGGCTCGTAGTTAGAGAACGGAAGCCAATGATCATCAATGATGCACAAAATGATGATCGTGTTTATAAGGAAGTGGACAAGGCTTCTCAATTTACTACTCGAAATATTATGGCTGCCCCTCTCGTTGCAAACGACGAAGTAATCGGCGTAATTGAAGCGATCAACACCGTGGACAGAGAAAAGTTTACTGGAGAGGATCTAGAACTTTTCTTAAGCTTTTCGGGAACTTCTGCATTAGCAATCCAGAAGACTGGACTTCTTCAGAACTTAGAGAATGCGAACAAAGATCTTCGCAAAAAAGTCTCCGAGTTAGAGTCCTTATTTGATCTGTCACAGGCGGTAAGTCTTTCTACAAATAGACTAGGCTTAGTGCGAAAATCCATCCGACTTATCATCAGAGAATTAGATGCAAGTGTTGCAGGTATTTTCTTATACAGTCTCTCTAAAGAGAATTTTATCAACTGTGCATACTACGACGGAAAATCAGAAAAGATAGATAGAGTTTTAGAAGAAGAAATTATAGGAACCCAAGTTTTGTCCAGCATCAAGGAAGGTCTTCCTGTATTAAAAAGGGATATTTTGGACCAACCATTCCCTCATATGTTGGACAGAAGATATTTAAAAGGTTCTTATATTATCGTTCCATTATTCTTATCTAGCGGAGAACCTTACGGTGCCTTGACTGTTGCCGATAGAAAGGATAAACTTTCTTATCAGGATTCTGATTTCAGATTATTGCAGACAATGGCTTCACAGTTTACAAAAGGATTCGAAGCTTTCCGTTTAAGGAACGAGATGTTGGAGAAAAAAGCGATCCAACAGGAGATGGAAATTACTCGGAAGATCCAACAGAATATTCTTCCTTCCGAAAAAGTGTTTCATTCTAATTTTGATCTGGGAATTCTTTCTGTTCCGGCTAAGGATGTGTCCGGAGATTTTTATGATTATTACCAGTACAGCGATGGTCAATACTCATTTTTGATCGCGGATGTTTCCGGAAAAAGTCTGCCTGCGGCTCTATTTATGGCGATGAGCTCTTCTATCATTCGAACTCTTGCTAGAAATCATGATCTAAGCCCCGAAGAAATTTTAAAACAAGGGAATGAGTTAATTTTCGAAGATTCTCATTTTGGAATGTTTGTAACTGCATTCTTCATTCATTATAATCCTTCTTTGTTCACAATTGAATATGCGTCCGCTGGCCATAATGACCAGGTTTGGATCAAAGAAGATGGCTCTTACGAATTATTAAAAGGCCAGGGGCCTCCTCTAGGTGTGATCCCAACTGCAAAATACAAGGGCGGAAATTTTACAGTAAAGCCGGGAGATATTTTTGTTCTCTATACTGACGGCGCGGTAGAAGAAAAAGACGCCCAAGGAAATGAATTCGGTCTGGAAAGAATGATCGAAGAGATCAAGTCCAGAAGACATCTTCCTGCACAAAAAATTGTAGAAGAATTATACGCAACCATTCGTTCTTTCTCCTCTGGAAAAGAACCTTTCGACGATTTCACTGTGCTTTTATTGAAGTACAATAATGATTTCCAATTTTTCAGGACTTTCGACGCGAGTACCGGTCAAATTCCAATCTTCCGAGAGTTTATATACGATGCGATCAAGGTCAGAAATCTGCCCGATTTTTTAAGAGATGATATTCTTTTGGCGGGGGACGAGGCAGCTACAAATATTGTAATGCACGGTTATAAAGATACTCTGCTCAGAAATCCGAAATTCGATTGTAAAATTCGGTTCACTGAAGATTCTATCACGATCGTGCTGACTGATTCCGGAAAAGGTTTCGACAGGACGAATGTGAAAGACCCGTCCATAGAGGAAAATCTCACCGGAAAAAGAAAAGGCGGATTCGGTGTGTATCTAATTGAGACATTAATGGACGTGGTAGATTATAAAATGGAAGAGGGAAGAAACATACTCACCCTCCAGAAATTTTTTCGCTGA
- the def gene encoding peptide deformylase, whose translation MSVRKILKIGDPLLRKSSETVHPDELGTKEFKKMIRDMFDTMRHADGVGLAAPQIGIMKKIVVVGSDPEDDSPSRVPERILINPEIKPITDSVDGNWEGCLSVPGMRGYVERPNKIQMKWMDEKGNSHEETIEGYSAIVYQHECDHLNGVLYVDRLKSTKMFGFNDSMELNGPILD comes from the coding sequence ATGTCAGTACGTAAAATTCTCAAAATTGGCGATCCACTTCTAAGAAAGAGCAGCGAAACTGTTCATCCAGACGAACTGGGAACCAAAGAATTCAAAAAAATGATCCGCGACATGTTTGATACAATGAGACATGCGGACGGTGTGGGTCTTGCTGCTCCTCAGATCGGTATCATGAAAAAGATCGTGGTAGTAGGTTCAGATCCTGAGGATGATAGTCCATCTAGAGTTCCGGAAAGGATACTTATCAATCCAGAGATCAAACCGATTACTGATTCAGTAGATGGAAATTGGGAAGGATGCCTCTCCGTTCCGGGTATGAGGGGGTACGTAGAAAGACCCAATAAGATCCAAATGAAATGGATGGATGAAAAAGGAAATTCTCACGAAGAAACAATCGAGGGATATTCTGCAATCGTATACCAACATGAATGCGACCACCTAAACGGGGTTTTGTACGTAGATAGATTAAAGAGTACAAAAATGTTCGGATTCAATGACTCCATGGAACTAAACGGTCCTATCCTGGACTAA
- a CDS encoding efflux RND transporter permease subunit, giving the protein MKSIIEYFLSKSIFVNLLTAIIIIWGGCKAVEMNREAFPNINFDIVSVSTIYLGASPQEVEKLVTNPLEKAIKEVDGIKEYRSASIEGRSGIVITLDPDTKDTQKVVDDIKSAIDRVEDLPEEAEDPIVTEITTARTPVIEVSITLKDDDGSVEAEKRLRAQAKIVEQALLDISGVAKVSRRGWRETEMQVDILPNSLFGFYLTGQDVIGALRNRNVNVPGGNVTGLDKEIILRTIGEFDTPEEISKVHVRGNEIGNAIRIQDVARVTEGLREADYIENVNGTKTVALTVLKRQSADAIKIVDNVKSTVEKFRKSSPEFQYAFVNDLSKYIRRRLNVLISNAAFGMILVTGSLFFFLGWRVALMTALGIPVSFGATFILMNQFGMTLNLISMFGLVLVVGILVDDAIIICENVYRYIEEGLPPYEATLKGTLEVVSPVTATVTTTIAAFAPLLFMPGIFGKFVFSIPLVVIIALCASLAEAFFILPNHLYDINKGGVKAGEIKEESGWFAKFRNTKYVPALRFALNNPWKMTGGIVALLIASFIIQFLFSKFKLFPGSVDQFYVKVTAKTGASLNETYRYLEVIEKELAKVPPEDMENYATRVGIIQANPNDPFTKRGKHYGMAMAYLTAEENRKKCHKTDDIIQKLRRRTLWLLNETSRKIEEEKIQKEAEETKNPCDIPEPVVIPEEFESLRGKLIALEYEKVSGGPPVGKPVAIEIRGDNYDTLLKIASEYKAVLGKVKGVTDIADDFNEGKDEVRIRVSESLASTAGVSVFRVAQAINTAFQGTVATKIKRTDEEVEVKVRFPESYRKSVDSLNHVYVSNSIGKMIPVSRLVTVQKLPGVSNINHLDGKRLVTVTANLAGGKQANSREANASAKVLAEKEKIIDKYPGYIVRFGGENKDTEESMGSLGGKFGLALLIMYIIIASQFGSLMQPLVIGSAIPFSFIGVILAFVTHGESFGFLAMLGIVGLAGVVVNDSIVLVDFANTLRKENPNKNIKEILIDTGNLRLRAVTLTTVTTVLGLLPTAYGIGGYDPFLVPMALAFGWGLAFASIITLIMVPVFYLHLYNFQSWFYGRVENVFGKKQVVRPSAVYFPSPEFSSDPEPISTINKGRKKK; this is encoded by the coding sequence ATGAAAAGTATCATCGAATATTTCCTCTCGAAAAGTATCTTCGTAAACCTACTTACAGCCATTATCATTATCTGGGGAGGCTGCAAAGCGGTTGAAATGAATCGCGAAGCTTTCCCAAATATTAATTTTGATATTGTATCCGTTTCTACTATATACCTAGGCGCTTCTCCCCAAGAAGTGGAGAAGTTAGTCACTAATCCTTTAGAAAAAGCGATTAAAGAAGTGGATGGGATCAAAGAATATAGATCCGCTTCTATCGAAGGAAGATCCGGTATCGTGATCACTTTGGATCCTGATACAAAGGATACTCAAAAAGTAGTAGATGATATCAAATCCGCCATAGACCGAGTGGAAGATCTTCCGGAAGAAGCAGAGGATCCAATCGTAACAGAGATTACAACTGCAAGAACTCCAGTAATTGAAGTTTCCATTACTTTAAAGGATGATGATGGATCGGTTGAGGCGGAAAAGAGATTACGCGCTCAAGCAAAGATCGTTGAACAAGCACTTTTAGACATTTCAGGAGTTGCAAAGGTCTCTCGCAGAGGCTGGAGAGAAACTGAAATGCAAGTAGATATTCTTCCGAATAGTTTGTTTGGTTTTTATCTCACCGGCCAAGATGTAATAGGCGCATTAAGAAATCGTAACGTAAACGTTCCAGGCGGAAATGTCACCGGTCTTGATAAGGAGATCATTCTTAGAACGATCGGAGAATTTGATACTCCTGAAGAAATTTCTAAGGTGCATGTCAGAGGAAATGAGATCGGGAATGCGATCCGTATCCAGGATGTCGCCAGAGTCACCGAAGGTTTAAGAGAAGCGGATTATATCGAGAATGTAAACGGTACTAAAACCGTAGCGCTTACTGTTCTAAAACGTCAAAGTGCAGACGCTATTAAGATCGTAGACAATGTAAAATCCACCGTTGAAAAATTTCGCAAGAGTTCTCCAGAATTCCAATATGCATTCGTAAACGATCTTTCTAAGTATATTCGACGTAGGTTAAACGTTTTAATCTCAAATGCTGCATTCGGGATGATCTTAGTTACTGGATCTCTCTTCTTCTTTTTAGGATGGAGAGTGGCACTTATGACTGCTCTCGGGATCCCTGTTTCCTTCGGTGCTACATTTATTCTCATGAACCAATTTGGTATGACCTTAAATCTGATCTCCATGTTTGGACTCGTCTTGGTCGTAGGTATCCTTGTAGATGATGCGATTATTATATGTGAGAACGTATATCGATATATAGAAGAAGGACTTCCTCCTTATGAGGCTACATTAAAGGGAACCTTAGAAGTGGTTTCTCCTGTGACTGCTACTGTTACTACAACAATTGCTGCATTTGCCCCTCTTCTATTCATGCCAGGTATTTTTGGTAAGTTCGTATTCAGTATTCCACTTGTGGTGATCATTGCACTTTGCGCTTCTCTTGCGGAAGCATTCTTCATTCTTCCAAATCACTTATATGATATCAATAAAGGTGGAGTAAAAGCCGGAGAGATCAAAGAAGAATCGGGATGGTTTGCTAAATTTAGGAACACTAAATATGTTCCTGCGCTTCGATTCGCTTTAAACAATCCTTGGAAGATGACTGGAGGTATCGTTGCCTTATTGATCGCAAGTTTTATCATCCAATTTTTATTCTCTAAGTTTAAGTTATTCCCTGGTTCTGTAGACCAGTTCTACGTAAAGGTAACTGCTAAAACCGGAGCAAGTTTGAATGAAACCTATCGTTATCTAGAGGTAATAGAAAAAGAGCTCGCGAAAGTGCCTCCGGAAGATATGGAGAATTATGCGACTCGTGTGGGAATCATCCAAGCAAATCCGAATGATCCTTTTACTAAAAGGGGAAAACATTACGGAATGGCAATGGCTTATTTAACTGCGGAAGAGAACCGTAAAAAATGCCATAAAACAGATGATATCATCCAAAAACTTAGAAGAAGAACTCTCTGGCTGCTCAATGAAACTTCTCGCAAGATAGAAGAAGAGAAGATCCAAAAAGAAGCAGAAGAAACCAAAAATCCTTGTGATATTCCTGAACCTGTTGTCATCCCAGAAGAATTCGAATCTCTTAGAGGAAAACTTATTGCTTTAGAATATGAAAAAGTTTCCGGGGGACCTCCTGTAGGTAAACCTGTTGCGATCGAGATCAGAGGAGATAATTATGATACTCTTCTCAAAATTGCATCTGAATACAAAGCGGTACTTGGAAAAGTAAAGGGAGTCACGGATATCGCAGACGACTTCAATGAAGGTAAGGACGAAGTTCGAATTAGAGTTAGCGAATCGCTAGCTTCTACCGCAGGAGTTTCCGTATTTAGGGTTGCTCAAGCAATTAATACAGCATTCCAAGGAACCGTTGCGACAAAGATCAAAAGAACAGACGAAGAAGTAGAAGTAAAAGTCCGCTTTCCTGAATCTTACAGAAAATCTGTAGATAGTTTGAACCATGTTTATGTTTCGAATTCTATCGGCAAAATGATCCCAGTATCTCGTTTGGTTACTGTGCAAAAACTTCCAGGTGTTTCTAATATCAATCACTTGGATGGAAAACGTTTAGTTACTGTCACTGCGAACTTAGCGGGAGGAAAACAAGCAAATTCGAGGGAGGCCAATGCTTCCGCTAAAGTATTGGCAGAGAAAGAAAAGATCATAGATAAATATCCTGGTTATATCGTTCGTTTTGGCGGGGAAAATAAGGATACGGAAGAATCAATGGGTTCCCTAGGTGGAAAATTCGGATTGGCTCTTCTAATCATGTATATCATCATCGCTTCTCAATTTGGATCTTTGATGCAGCCTCTTGTGATCGGAAGTGCTATCCCCTTCTCCTTTATTGGAGTGATCTTGGCATTCGTGACTCATGGAGAATCTTTCGGATTCTTAGCTATGCTTGGAATTGTTGGTCTTGCGGGAGTTGTAGTAAACGACTCAATCGTACTCGTAGACTTTGCAAACACTCTGCGCAAAGAAAATCCGAATAAGAATATTAAGGAAATCTTAATAGATACAGGAAACTTAAGACTTAGAGCTGTGACCTTAACTACTGTGACTACAGTTTTGGGACTTTTACCAACTGCATACGGTATCGGTGGTTACGACCCATTCTTAGTTCCAATGGCACTAGCTTTTGGTTGGGGACTTGCATTTGCAAGTATCATCACTCTCATCATGGTGCCTGTATTCTATCTTCATCTTTACAATTTCCAGAGCTGGTTTTACGGAAGGGTGGAAAATGTTTTCGGTAAAAAGCAGGTTGTAAGACCAAGCGCTGTATATTTCCCAAGCCCAGAATTTTCAAGCGATCCTGAACCGATTTCAACGATTAATAAGGGCAGAAAGAAGAAGTAA
- a CDS encoding polysaccharide deacetylase family protein, which yields MLSEEESTVLSKTIKEIQDNEVESEVLEKKFRQIRIGSSVFFFLILSITTVFALARRLDSLQNTVQKQNEVISVLSEDITSLRLEEQQREEEVLRFKSSILDDVPDGDLTEEVNKNLNSLQTIIPKPGTGKNISRGNPNFKEISLTFDLGTGEDLQILYEFMMRFPIKVTLFVSNENPAKKGGSLFSKTNLVYLKKLAALDGRVVFGNHTWSHFNLPRSLKESSLRKRALLSYVADEIPDFNVLLEELTSVEDKFKTITGLTLTKYYRLPYGAVDPIILDVYATQGYENHIFWSNNTVGSLDVPDFVYKKYITKKDPSTGKTKLVQNPHYKTKEEMLDFLYRWEAADKNGMNGAIILMHLGSPRQSEKLIYILPDFIQAMLNKGYKFTTVPEVLNEKQD from the coding sequence ATGCTCAGCGAAGAAGAATCTACAGTACTTTCTAAGACGATCAAGGAAATCCAGGACAACGAAGTCGAATCCGAAGTCCTGGAAAAAAAATTTCGTCAGATCCGGATCGGTTCCTCCGTATTCTTCTTCCTGATCTTGAGCATTACCACTGTTTTTGCTTTAGCAAGAAGGTTGGATTCCCTCCAAAACACTGTCCAAAAGCAGAATGAAGTCATCTCCGTTCTTTCAGAAGATATCACAAGTTTAAGATTAGAAGAACAGCAAAGAGAAGAAGAAGTACTTCGTTTCAAATCTTCCATCTTAGATGACGTTCCTGATGGAGACCTAACTGAAGAAGTGAATAAAAACTTAAACTCCCTGCAAACGATCATTCCTAAACCCGGTACAGGCAAAAACATAAGCAGAGGAAATCCGAATTTTAAGGAAATATCTCTTACATTCGATTTAGGAACCGGAGAAGATCTGCAAATACTTTATGAATTTATGATGAGGTTCCCGATCAAGGTGACCTTATTCGTTTCCAATGAAAATCCTGCTAAAAAAGGCGGATCGTTATTTTCCAAAACCAATTTGGTTTATCTCAAAAAATTAGCAGCATTAGATGGAAGAGTAGTTTTCGGGAATCATACATGGAGCCATTTTAATTTACCTAGAAGTTTGAAAGAATCCTCTCTCAGAAAAAGAGCACTACTAAGTTATGTGGCTGACGAGATCCCAGATTTTAATGTTCTTTTGGAAGAATTAACATCAGTAGAGGATAAATTTAAGACGATTACAGGGCTTACTCTTACCAAGTATTATAGATTGCCATATGGCGCAGTGGACCCGATCATTTTGGATGTATATGCTACACAAGGTTATGAAAATCATATTTTCTGGAGCAATAATACTGTAGGTTCTTTGGATGTACCTGACTTCGTATATAAGAAGTACATCACCAAAAAAGATCCTTCTACAGGAAAAACAAAGCTAGTACAAAATCCACATTATAAAACTAAAGAAGAGATGTTGGATTTTTTATATCGTTGGGAAGCTGCTGACAAAAATGGAATGAATGGTGCAATTATCTTGATGCATTTAGGTTCGCCTAGACAATCCGAAAAACTGATCTATATTCTTCCTGATTTTATTCAGGCGATGTTAAACAAAGGTTATAAATTCACAACCGTTCCTGAAGTATTAAACGAAAAGCAGGATTGA